The following proteins are co-located in the Nitrospirota bacterium genome:
- a CDS encoding ROK family protein: MKTAIGIDIGGTNIKIVCVSEKGEVLEKFTEPTNSNDIIQRVADNVKRFVKPGVSGIGFGIAGIIDRKRGVVLESPNITSLNNSPVKEIFENEFSLPVVVENDANAYAYGEKWMGTGRDFNTFVVLTLGTGLGGGLIYKGELFEGPMEVGHMVINPDSSGRFCTCGSFGCLESYVSGRAIVDRAITLLEEGANSILRNCYDGNFYRITPELVYKTALEGDNLSRDIFRETGRYLGIGIANLINIFSPDAVILGGGLISSWDLFIEELRTEVSKRALEPLLHNVEILKTTFHEGSGSIGAAGLVLKRLPL; encoded by the coding sequence ATGAAGACTGCAATCGGCATTGACATCGGCGGCACGAATATAAAAATTGTCTGCGTCTCGGAAAAAGGCGAGGTGCTGGAAAAATTCACAGAACCCACCAATTCAAATGATATTATCCAGAGGGTTGCAGATAATGTGAAAAGGTTTGTAAAGCCCGGTGTGTCAGGCATTGGTTTCGGGATTGCCGGCATAATAGACAGGAAGCGCGGTGTAGTGCTGGAGTCGCCGAATATTACCAGCCTTAACAATTCTCCGGTAAAGGAAATATTTGAGAATGAATTCTCCCTGCCTGTTGTGGTTGAAAATGACGCTAATGCGTATGCCTATGGTGAAAAATGGATGGGCACAGGAAGGGATTTTAATACCTTTGTGGTATTGACTCTCGGCACCGGATTAGGCGGCGGTTTAATTTATAAAGGCGAGCTTTTTGAGGGTCCGATGGAGGTGGGGCATATGGTTATTAATCCCGACTCTTCAGGACGCTTCTGCACCTGCGGCAGTTTCGGTTGCCTTGAATCATATGTCTCAGGCAGGGCTATTGTGGACAGGGCAATTACACTGCTTGAGGAAGGCGCAAATAGCATATTAAGGAACTGCTACGACGGCAATTTCTATAGGATAACGCCTGAGCTTGTATACAAGACTGCCCTTGAAGGCGACAATCTGAGCCGTGATATTTTCAGAGAAACCGGGAGGTATCTGGGCATCGGCATTGCCAATCTGATAAACATTTTCAGCCCTGATGCGGTTATACTCGGCGGCGGGCTTATCAGTTCATGGGACCTGTTTATAGAAGAACTGAGGACAGAGGTTTCCAAAAGGGCGCTTGAGCCGCTTTTGCATAATGTTGAGATATTAAAGACCACATTTCATGAAGGCAGCGGCTCAATAGGCGCCGCAGGGCTTGTGCTTAAACGGCTTCCCCTTTAA